One Streptococcus gallolyticus subsp. gallolyticus DSM 16831 DNA window includes the following coding sequences:
- a CDS encoding lactose-specific PTS transporter subunit EIIC, producing MNKLIEFIEKGKPFFEKLSRNIYLRAIRDGFIAGMPVILLSSIFILIAYVPNAFGFYWPSGVETLLMKPYNYSMGLLAMLVAGTTAKSLTDSVNRDMAATNQINYMSTLLASIVSLLILAADPTADGFATGFLGTKGLLTAFLAAFVTVTIYKVCVKNNVTIRMPDEVPPNISQVFKDVIPFTLSVVFLYALDILARHFVGTGVAEAIGQFFAPLFSAADGYVGITFIFGAYAFFWFVGIHGPSIVEPAIAAITYANIDTNLALMKAGEHADKVLTSGTQMFIVTMGGTGATLVVPFMFMWLCQSKRNKAIGRASVVPTFFGVNEPILFGAPIVLNPVFFVPFILAPIVNVWIFKFFVDTLGMNSFTTNLPWTTPGPLGIVLGTNFQLLSFILAALLIVIDVIIYYPFVKVYDQQILEEERTGKSNDSLKEKVVANFNTSKADAILEKAGVGSEETPVHNNIVKETNVLVLCAGGGTSGLLANALNKAAAEYGVPVKAAAGGYGAHREILPEFDLVILAPQVASNYEDMKVETDNLGIRLAKTEGAQYIKLTRDGQAALAFVQEQFN from the coding sequence ATGAATAAGCTAATTGAGTTTATTGAAAAAGGCAAGCCTTTTTTTGAAAAGTTATCACGTAATATTTATTTAAGGGCCATTCGAGATGGTTTCATTGCTGGAATGCCTGTTATCTTACTTTCTAGTATTTTTATCTTAATTGCCTATGTGCCAAATGCTTTTGGTTTTTATTGGCCTTCGGGCGTTGAGACTCTCTTGATGAAACCATATAATTATTCAATGGGACTCTTAGCAATGTTGGTTGCTGGAACTACGGCTAAATCATTGACTGATTCTGTTAATCGTGACATGGCAGCAACAAACCAAATTAATTACATGTCAACATTACTGGCTTCCATTGTAAGTCTATTGATTTTGGCAGCAGATCCTACAGCAGATGGTTTTGCAACTGGATTTTTAGGAACTAAAGGACTTCTGACAGCCTTTTTAGCAGCTTTTGTTACTGTGACTATCTATAAGGTTTGTGTGAAAAATAACGTTACCATTCGTATGCCTGATGAAGTACCACCTAACATTTCACAAGTTTTTAAAGATGTTATTCCATTTACTTTATCAGTAGTTTTTCTTTATGCTTTGGATATTTTAGCGCGTCATTTTGTAGGAACAGGTGTGGCAGAAGCGATAGGTCAGTTTTTTGCACCACTTTTTTCTGCAGCAGATGGTTATGTTGGTATTACTTTTATATTTGGTGCCTATGCTTTCTTCTGGTTTGTTGGTATTCATGGCCCATCAATTGTTGAACCAGCTATTGCGGCTATTACCTACGCTAATATTGATACGAATTTAGCTCTTATGAAAGCTGGGGAACACGCTGATAAAGTTTTAACTTCAGGAACACAAATGTTTATCGTTACGATGGGGGGAACAGGAGCAACTCTTGTCGTTCCATTCATGTTCATGTGGCTATGTCAATCAAAACGTAATAAGGCTATTGGACGTGCTTCAGTCGTGCCAACTTTCTTTGGGGTAAATGAGCCAATTTTATTCGGAGCTCCAATTGTTTTGAACCCTGTCTTCTTTGTGCCATTTATTTTAGCACCCATTGTTAACGTTTGGATTTTCAAATTCTTTGTTGATACACTTGGTATGAATAGTTTCACGACTAACTTACCATGGACTACTCCTGGACCTTTGGGAATCGTTCTTGGTACTAATTTTCAACTTCTTTCATTTATTTTGGCGGCTCTCCTGATTGTGATTGATGTTATAATCTATTATCCATTTGTCAAAGTTTATGACCAACAGATTCTAGAAGAAGAACGTACAGGGAAGTCTAATGATTCTCTAAAAGAAAAGGTAGTCGCAAACTTTAATACTTCTAAAGCAGATGCTATCCTTGAAAAAGCAGGAGTGGGCAGTGAAGAAACACCTGTTCACAACAATATTGTCAAAGAAACCAACGTGCTTGTCCTTTGCGCAGGTGGTGGGACTAGTGGACTTTTAGCAAATGCTCTTAATAAGGCAGCTGCTGAATATGGCGTACCTGTTAAAGCAGCCGCAGGTGGATATGGTGCTCATCGTGAAATATTACCAGAGTTTGATTTAGTTATTCTTGCACCACAGGTGGCATCTAACTATGAAGATATGAAAGTGGAGACTGATAATCTTGGGATTAGGCTTGCTAAAACTGAAGGTGCTCAGTATATTAAATTAACCCGTGATGGACAAGCCGCTTTAGCCTTTGTGCAAGAACAGTTTAACTAA
- the lacG gene encoding 6-phospho-beta-galactosidase, with translation MTKTLPKDFIFGGATAAYQAEGATHVDGKGPVAWDQYLKDNYWYTADPASDFYHQYPVDLELAEQFGVNGIRISIAWSRIFPKGYGEVNSKGVAFYHKLFEECHKHHVEPFVTLHHFDTPLALHSNGDFLNRENIDHYVNYADFCFEEFSEVNYWTTFNEIGPIGDGQYLVGKFPPGIQYNLAKVFQSHHNMMVAHARVVKLYKDKGYSGEIGVVHALPTKYSYNPENPEDVRAAELEDILHNKFILDATYLGGYSEETMKGVNYILKVNGGELDLREEDFAELEAAKDLNDFLGINYYMSDWMRACDGDTEIIHNGKGEKGSSKYQIKGIGRREAPVNVPKTDWDWIIYPQGLYDQIMRVKKAYPNYKKIYITENGLGYKDEFVDNTVYDDARIDYVKKHLEVISDAIEAGANVKGYFIWSLMDVFSWSNGYEKRYGLFYVDFETQKRYPKKSAYWYKHLTETRVIQ, from the coding sequence ATGACAAAAACATTACCTAAAGATTTTATTTTTGGTGGTGCTACAGCTGCTTATCAGGCTGAAGGTGCGACTCATGTAGATGGAAAAGGTCCTGTTGCCTGGGACCAATATCTGAAAGATAATTACTGGTATACAGCTGATCCAGCTAGTGATTTCTATCATCAGTATCCTGTGGATTTGGAATTGGCAGAGCAGTTTGGTGTGAATGGCATTCGTATTTCAATTGCCTGGTCACGAATTTTTCCTAAAGGCTACGGTGAAGTTAATTCTAAAGGTGTGGCTTTTTACCATAAACTTTTTGAAGAGTGCCATAAGCACCATGTGGAACCTTTTGTAACACTTCATCATTTTGATACGCCCTTAGCTTTACACTCTAATGGTGATTTTCTTAATCGTGAAAATATAGATCATTATGTTAATTATGCTGATTTTTGTTTTGAAGAATTCTCTGAGGTTAATTACTGGACGACGTTTAATGAAATTGGTCCAATCGGAGATGGTCAGTACTTAGTGGGGAAATTTCCTCCAGGCATCCAGTATAATTTGGCAAAAGTTTTTCAGTCTCATCATAATATGATGGTTGCTCATGCACGTGTTGTTAAATTATATAAGGATAAAGGGTACTCAGGAGAAATTGGTGTTGTTCATGCTTTGCCAACTAAATACTCGTATAACCCAGAAAATCCTGAAGATGTCCGTGCCGCCGAGTTAGAAGATATACTCCATAATAAATTTATTTTGGATGCAACTTATTTAGGTGGCTACTCTGAGGAAACGATGAAGGGTGTTAATTACATTCTAAAAGTAAATGGTGGAGAATTAGATCTCCGTGAAGAAGATTTTGCCGAACTTGAAGCAGCAAAGGACTTAAATGATTTTTTAGGGATTAATTATTATATGAGTGACTGGATGCGAGCTTGTGATGGTGACACTGAAATCATTCATAATGGAAAAGGTGAGAAAGGAAGTTCTAAGTATCAGATTAAAGGGATTGGTCGTAGAGAAGCTCCGGTAAATGTTCCTAAGACAGATTGGGACTGGATTATTTATCCACAAGGATTATATGATCAGATCATGCGCGTGAAAAAAGCTTATCCAAACTATAAGAAGATTTACATCACAGAAAATGGTTTAGGGTATAAAGATGAATTTGTAGACAATACCGTTTACGATGATGCTCGCATTGATTATGTAAAAAAACATTTAGAAGTTATTTCAGATGCAATTGAAGCAGGTGCAAATGTTAAAGGATACTTTATCTGGTCATTGATGGATGTATTTTCTTGGTCTAATGGATATGAGAAACGTTATGGTCTATTCTATGTTGATTTTGAGACACAAAAGCGTTATCCAAAGAAAAGTGCTTACTGGTATAAACACCTTACTGAAACAAGAGTTATCCAATGA
- the guaA gene encoding glutamine-hydrolyzing GMP synthase, with the protein MTDNSSLNDVQKIIVLDYGSQYNQLIARRIREFGVFSELRSHKITAEEVRAINPIGIVLSGGPNSVYADNAFGIDEEIFELGIPILGICYGMQLLTDRLGGKVVPAGQTGNSEYGQSTLRLKANSKLFADTPDEQTVLMSHGDAVTEIPAGFHLVGDSADCPYAAIENTEKNIYGIQFHPEVRHSVYGNDILRNFAFKICGAKGDWSMDNFIDLQISEIRKKVGDRKVLLGLSGGVDSSVVGVLLQRAIGDQLTCIFVDHGLLRKGEGDQVMNMLGGKFGLNIIRVDASKRFLDLLAGVDDPEKKRKIIGNEFVSVFDDEASKLKGVDFLAQGTLYTDVIESGTDTAQTIKSHHNVGGLPEDMQFELIEPLNTLFKDEVRALGTALGMPDEIVWRQPFPGPGLAIRVMGEITAERLETVRESDAILREEIAKAGLDRDIWQYFTVNTGVRSVGVMGDGRTYDYTIAIRAITSIDGMTADFARIPWDVLQKISVRIVNEVDHVNRIVYDITSKPPATVEWE; encoded by the coding sequence ATGACTGACAATTCTAGTTTGAATGATGTTCAAAAAATCATTGTTCTTGATTATGGTAGCCAGTACAACCAATTGATTGCACGTCGTATCCGTGAATTTGGTGTGTTCTCAGAATTGAGAAGCCACAAAATCACAGCAGAAGAAGTGCGTGCGATTAACCCAATTGGTATCGTACTTTCAGGTGGTCCAAATTCAGTTTATGCTGACAATGCCTTTGGTATTGATGAAGAAATTTTTGAATTGGGTATTCCAATTCTTGGTATCTGCTATGGTATGCAATTGTTGACTGACAGACTTGGTGGTAAAGTTGTTCCAGCAGGTCAAACTGGTAACAGCGAATACGGTCAATCAACACTTCGCTTAAAAGCAAATTCAAAATTGTTTGCTGACACACCAGATGAACAAACCGTTTTAATGAGCCACGGTGATGCAGTTACCGAAATTCCAGCAGGTTTCCACCTCGTTGGTGATTCTGCTGATTGCCCTTACGCAGCCATTGAAAATACTGAGAAAAACATTTATGGTATCCAATTCCACCCAGAGGTTCGTCACTCAGTATATGGTAATGATATTTTACGTAACTTTGCTTTCAAGATTTGTGGAGCTAAAGGTGATTGGTCAATGGATAATTTCATTGATTTGCAAATTTCTGAAATTCGCAAAAAAGTTGGAGACCGTAAAGTTCTTTTAGGACTTTCAGGTGGTGTTGATTCATCAGTTGTTGGTGTTCTTCTTCAACGTGCTATCGGTGACCAATTGACATGTATCTTCGTTGACCATGGTCTTCTTCGTAAAGGAGAAGGGGACCAAGTTATGAATATGCTTGGTGGTAAATTCGGATTGAACATCATTCGTGTTGATGCTTCAAAACGTTTCTTAGACCTTCTTGCTGGTGTTGATGACCCAGAGAAAAAACGTAAAATCATTGGTAATGAATTTGTCAGTGTATTTGATGACGAAGCAAGCAAACTTAAAGGTGTTGACTTCTTAGCACAAGGTACTCTTTACACAGACGTTATCGAGTCTGGTACAGATACTGCTCAAACAATCAAATCACACCACAACGTTGGTGGTCTCCCAGAAGATATGCAATTTGAATTGATTGAGCCACTTAACACACTTTTCAAAGATGAAGTTCGTGCGCTTGGTACAGCTCTTGGTATGCCAGATGAAATCGTTTGGCGCCAACCATTCCCAGGACCAGGACTTGCTATCCGTGTTATGGGTGAAATCACAGCTGAACGTCTTGAAACTGTTCGTGAATCTGACGCTATCCTTCGTGAAGAAATTGCTAAAGCAGGTCTTGACCGCGACATCTGGCAATATTTCACTGTTAATACAGGTGTTCGTTCAGTTGGTGTTATGGGTGACGGACGTACTTACGATTACACAATCGCAATCCGCGCTATCACATCAATCGACGGAATGACAGCAGACTTTGCACGTATCCCATGGGATGTGCTTCAAAAAATCTCAGTCCGTATCGTAAACGAAGTTGACCATGTCAACCGCATCGTCTATGACATCACAAGTAAACCACCAGCAACAGTAGAGTGGGAGTAG
- a CDS encoding class I SAM-dependent methyltransferase: MSEWNAVLYDNKHDFVAEYGKGLLEFVPKNKNQHILDLGCGTGTLTSQLADLADTTIGLDSSESMIEKAREHYTDIQFVVGDALTLPFEKQFDVVFSNAVFHWIADHNTLLKQIHKVLKPNGLLICEFGANGNIATIENTFMAACRDFGYDYKPKFNFPTSQEFADLLEKNKFVIEKIYDYDRPTPLKDKEKGLANWMRQFFASDLERIPEKAQNEIIEEVDKLTKESLWNGKEWVADYRRLRAIAHL, from the coding sequence ATGAGCGAGTGGAATGCGGTATTATATGATAATAAACATGATTTTGTGGCTGAATATGGGAAAGGACTTTTAGAGTTTGTACCTAAGAATAAAAATCAACATATTTTAGATTTAGGGTGTGGAACGGGAACGCTTACCTCACAATTGGCAGATCTTGCGGATACAACGATTGGTCTTGATAGCTCTGAAAGTATGATAGAAAAGGCACGAGAGCACTACACCGACATACAGTTTGTGGTTGGTGACGCCCTTACTTTGCCGTTTGAAAAGCAATTTGATGTTGTTTTTTCAAATGCCGTTTTTCACTGGATAGCTGACCACAATACTTTGTTAAAACAGATTCATAAAGTCTTGAAACCAAATGGTTTATTGATATGTGAATTCGGAGCAAATGGTAATATTGCAACAATCGAGAATACATTTATGGCAGCTTGCCGAGATTTTGGGTATGATTACAAACCTAAGTTCAATTTTCCAACAAGTCAAGAGTTTGCAGATTTATTGGAAAAGAATAAGTTTGTGATTGAGAAAATATATGATTACGACCGACCAACGCCGTTAAAAGACAAGGAGAAAGGATTAGCCAATTGGATGCGACAATTTTTTGCATCAGATTTGGAACGAATACCTGAAAAAGCTCAGAATGAAATCATTGAAGAAGTCGATAAATTAACAAAAGAATCGCTTTGGAATGGCAAAGAATGGGTTGCTGACTATCGTAGATTGAGAGCTATCGCACATCTGTAA
- a CDS encoding AbrB/MazE/SpoVT family DNA-binding domain-containing protein, whose protein sequence is MTSEDKKYAWTATVGEKGQIVIPKQARDVFGIKSGDTLLILGDEQKGLAIPPKGAFAELFDMIYDEGGDDK, encoded by the coding sequence ATGACATCAGAAGATAAAAAATATGCATGGACGGCGACTGTTGGGGAAAAAGGTCAAATTGTTATTCCAAAGCAAGCAAGGGATGTTTTCGGGATAAAATCAGGTGACACGCTCTTGATTCTGGGGGATGAGCAAAAAGGACTTGCTATACCACCCAAAGGCGCTTTTGCAGAGCTTTTTGACATGATATATGATGAAGGTGGTGATGATAAGTGA
- a CDS encoding macrolide family glycosyltransferase, with protein MKKIACFCIPAHGHTNPMLPVIAELVKRGNIVRFYSFDEFSEKIKATGATFISVDRFLPELSEGEMERLKSISTTEMTIQAIRTTCGMNDFLDEQFKDFQPDVVYTDSVCFWGKLAAWKYHVPMVVSTSTFAFNQMSSQYMKYSLSEMTDMIFGLPKISKELKTLKPYGYHVKNALALVQSDNETDSVVYTTERFQPYAESFSDHYLFAGPSVFSKANPAKDTKRPLIYIAMGTIINDRPDLYEKCISALKSLTVDVVISCGRMFDQSSLGKLPDNISIYPYVDQLELLSKASVFITHCGMNSVSESLYMATPMVLYPQTGEQQAVARRVTEMGAGILLTDDGVDGIRTAVEEILRNKNYVKAAEACSSDFRSSSGVVGAAEFIENAPHTSDDVDILKELNAANGKFQICYWLIVCVVMFLFGMFVRDWTKVWIIGVLAGILAYPIGNVRQKKYYDKLIERYNK; from the coding sequence GTGAAGAAGATTGCTTGTTTTTGCATACCTGCGCATGGTCATACCAATCCCATGCTGCCAGTTATAGCTGAATTAGTAAAGCGCGGAAATATTGTGCGCTTCTATTCGTTTGATGAATTTAGTGAAAAAATCAAAGCAACAGGGGCAACATTTATCTCAGTTGACAGATTTTTACCAGAACTTTCAGAGGGAGAAATGGAGCGTCTCAAAAGTATTTCGACGACTGAGATGACAATTCAAGCTATTCGTACAACTTGTGGTATGAATGATTTTCTTGATGAGCAATTCAAGGATTTCCAGCCTGATGTGGTCTATACAGACAGTGTTTGTTTCTGGGGGAAATTAGCTGCTTGGAAATATCATGTGCCAATGGTTGTATCGACAAGTACTTTCGCTTTCAACCAAATGTCTTCGCAATACATGAAATATAGTTTGTCAGAAATGACTGATATGATTTTCGGACTTCCCAAAATTTCTAAAGAATTAAAAACGCTAAAGCCATATGGTTACCATGTCAAAAATGCTTTAGCATTGGTGCAGAGTGATAACGAGACGGATAGTGTAGTTTACACGACCGAACGCTTTCAACCTTATGCTGAGAGCTTCTCGGACCACTATCTCTTTGCTGGTCCGAGTGTTTTTTCTAAAGCAAATCCTGCTAAAGATACCAAACGCCCTCTCATCTACATTGCTATGGGGACAATTATCAATGATAGACCTGACTTGTACGAAAAATGCATTAGCGCCTTGAAAAGTTTGACTGTTGATGTCGTTATTTCTTGTGGACGGATGTTTGACCAGTCATCTCTCGGAAAATTACCAGATAATATCAGCATTTATCCCTATGTTGACCAACTTGAACTATTGTCTAAGGCGAGTGTATTCATTACGCATTGCGGTATGAATAGTGTTTCAGAGAGTTTGTACATGGCAACACCAATGGTGCTCTATCCGCAGACAGGTGAACAGCAGGCAGTTGCACGTAGGGTGACAGAAATGGGTGCAGGAATATTGCTTACTGATGATGGTGTAGATGGCATACGGACAGCAGTTGAGGAAATTTTGCGTAATAAAAATTATGTAAAAGCAGCCGAAGCATGTAGTAGTGATTTTCGTTCATCCTCTGGAGTAGTTGGAGCAGCAGAATTTATTGAAAACGCTCCCCACACAAGTGATGACGTGGATATCCTTAAGGAGCTTAATGCTGCTAATGGTAAATTTCAAATATGCTATTGGCTGATAGTGTGCGTGGTCATGTTTCTTTTTGGAATGTTTGTTAGAGATTGGACAAAGGTCTGGATAATTGGTGTTTTAGCAGGTATATTAGCCTACCCTATTGGAAATGTTAGGCAGAAAAAATACTATGATAAGCTTATTGAGAGATATAACAAATAA
- a CDS encoding helix-turn-helix domain-containing protein: MKENLGKSFKMLRESKGLSQKEIAGDIISIAQLSRFERGISSINAETLYNCLENMNVSVEEFQCVCRDFLQNQNAIFQNDVAKAFLEKNTLKLREYLAKYQRLTTIAPEQKFYRLNTIVIKSVLYRCDDFDKVAKKDIQFLVDYLFSVDEWGRYELWLFTYSASLMPSNLVEIFACEMINRTQFYQEIPENRRLVNQMLFNVIVVCIEKNRLSLAFKLLNYADNLKREETDLFTRNAVKYCRGYYLCKKGNLSGLTIMEKCTEIMIFLECYTIAQQMSDRVTKIKQEKSHLQKEIT; this comes from the coding sequence ATGAAAGAAAATTTAGGAAAAAGCTTTAAAATGCTACGGGAATCAAAAGGATTATCACAAAAAGAAATAGCAGGCGACATCATTTCGATTGCCCAGTTATCTCGATTTGAACGCGGAATAAGCAGCATTAACGCCGAAACTCTCTATAACTGTTTGGAAAATATGAACGTTTCTGTTGAAGAATTTCAATGTGTTTGTCGTGATTTTTTACAAAATCAGAATGCCATTTTTCAAAACGACGTTGCCAAAGCTTTTCTTGAAAAAAACACCTTAAAATTACGAGAATACTTAGCGAAATACCAACGTTTGACGACTATTGCGCCAGAACAAAAATTTTACCGTTTGAACACAATCGTTATTAAATCGGTATTGTATCGGTGTGATGACTTTGACAAAGTTGCTAAAAAAGATATTCAATTTTTGGTAGATTACTTGTTTTCTGTGGATGAATGGGGGCGCTACGAACTATGGCTATTTACCTACAGCGCTTCCTTGATGCCTAGTAATTTAGTGGAAATTTTTGCCTGTGAAATGATTAATCGAACGCAGTTTTATCAAGAAATTCCTGAAAATCGCCGTCTCGTCAATCAAATGTTATTCAACGTTATTGTTGTTTGCATTGAGAAGAATCGGCTGTCGCTCGCTTTTAAATTACTGAATTATGCGGATAATTTAAAAAGGGAGGAAACGGATTTATTCACGCGCAATGCAGTCAAATATTGCCGTGGTTATTATCTCTGTAAAAAGGGCAATTTATCTGGGCTGACAATCATGGAAAAATGCACAGAAATCATGATATTTTTGGAATGTTACACTATCGCGCAACAGATGTCAGATAGAGTAACAAAAATTAAACAGGAAAAATCACATTTGCAAAAAGAAATAACATAA